Within the Pelagovum pacificum genome, the region CGTGGATCAGCACGTCGATGCCGCAGAGGTCGGGGGCCGGGCCGTCGAGGCTCCAGTCCCTGAAGCTGGACGCGTCCCCCGGCGCAGTGCGGCCAAGCGCGAGGACATCGTCACCGGCGGCCAGCGCCTCGTTCAGGATGAAGCGCCCGACGAGGCCAGTCGCGCCGGTGAGCGCGATCTTCATTCCGGGTTCGGCATCTTGGCGAGGTCGGGCAGGGGGCCACCCTCGGCGATCGTGGTCCAGAGGTCGATCAGCGGGCGCAGCTGGTCCGCCTTGCCGTGCGGCGTCTGCCAGGGCTTTTCGTATTGGAAATGCAGGATGTGCATCGACTTCCAGTTCCAGAGTTTCGGCAGGTTGAACCACACGTACTGCAGCACATTGTAATGGTGCGGCAGGCCATGCCAGTCGGTAAAGTAGGTCTGCAGGAACGTCTGGTCTGTGCGCCGCCAGAAGGCGTCCGGCACGTCGAGCGTCTCGAACATGTGGTCGAAGGTCGCCTGCGACGGCCGCGCGGTGAAAACGCCGGAGTTCATCCGGTGAAAATCGGCCTCGGATTCGTAGACGTTCGGCGCGGCGCAGAATTCCGGGTATTCGAACAGCCGGTCGCAGTTCTGCATCGCCAGCGCGTCGGCGTCGATGAAGGTGCAGCGCGCATAGTCGAGCTGCCAGAGCCGGAGCTTCGTGAAATTGTCGAGCGGCGTGTGAAGCGGCGGCTTGTCGCCCTTGTCGAACGGCGCGACGCGGTGCAGCACCTCGCGGGCGTGGGCGTTGTTGAAGGCGGCGCTGGTCGGCAGGAGGTCGACTCCGCAAAGCCGGACGCCGAGGCGTTCCAGCTCCTCCAGACGGCCGCTGCTGACGCCGCCTGTGTGGAGCACGGCGATGTCGGCCTCGGTGCCGGTCTGGTTCAGGGAGCGGATAAGGGCGTTGGCCCCGGTCGCGTAATCGTCGCTGGTCACGAGAGTGACGTAGGCGCGGTCTCCCCTCGGCGGTCGGCTGGCGTGGATACCGGTCATGTCTGTTCCGTCCCGTCCGGCACGGCCCCTGTCGTTGCGGGTCTGTCGGCCGGTCGGGCCGGCTGGGCGCTCTATGGCAGGTTTCTGTGAAGCGGGAAAGACATGCCCCGCGTGCGGCTTGCGCGGGATCAGCGCAGGGCGCGGCCCTTCAGGATCGCGTCCTTGCCGAAGCGTTGCCGGATCGCGTCCGCCGCCCGTTCGGTCGCCGCGCGACGGCCCGCGTCGGGGTCGAGCAGATCACCTTCGAGATCGGCGCGGTCGGCGGAGGTAAGCTCTGACAGGCCGACGCCGAGCAGGCGATAGGGTCCCGCGTCGCCGAGCTGATCGAACAGGTGCCGCGCGTTCCGGTAGATCGTGTCGGCGAGCTGCGTCGGTTGCGACAGCGAGGTGCGTCGGGTCAGCAGCTTGTGGTTCGCGCGCTTCAGCTTCAGCGTGACAATGCGGCCCGCCGTTTCCTTCGCCTTGGCGCGGGAGCTGACCTTCTCGGCCATGCGCCAGATGTGGCCGTCGAGGATCTCGGCGTCGGCGGTGTCCTCGTGAAACGTCGTCTCGTTGCTGATTCCCTTGACCGGCGTGTGGGCGGAGATACGGCGGTGATCCTCGCCCCGCGCGAGATGCCAGAGCCGGTCGCCCATGCCGCCAAAGCGCTGGTGCAGCGCGTCGCGGTCCCATCGGTGCAGGTCGTTGAAGGTGCGGATGCCGGCGGCCTCCAGGCTGTCCTGCGCGGCGGGGCCGATGCCCCAGATCAGCCGCACCGGCCTGGGGCGCAGGAACTCCACCGTCTCTGCCTTGCCGATGATGGAGAAGCCGCGCGGCTTGTCGAGGTCGGAGGCGACCTTTGCGAGGAACTTGTTGTGCGACAGCCCGATGGAGCCGGTGAGTCCGAGCTCGTCCTTCATCCGCTTCACCAACCGCGCCAGCATCACCGCCGGGGGGCGGCCGTGCAGGCGCGCGGTGCCGGTGAGGTCCATGAAGGCCTCGTCCAGCGAGAGCGGTTCGACGGTCGGTGTGAGCTCGTCCATCATCTCGCGGATCGCGCGCGACGCCTCGACGTAGGCTTCGAACCTCGGGCGCACGACGATGGCGTCGGGGCAGAGCTTCAGCGCCTGGAACATCGGCATCGCGGAGCGGACGCCCCGGATGCGGGCAACGTAGCATGCGGTGGAGACCACGCCGCGCCGGCCGCCGCCGATGATGACGGGCTTGCCCTCGAGCTCGGGATTGTCGCGCTTCTCGACCGAGGCGAAGAAGGCGTCGCAATCCATGTGCGCGATGGAGAGTGTCTCGAGCTCGGGATGCGAGAGCGTGCGCGGCGACCGGCAGGACGGGCAACGGGCGCCGTCCGGGAAGGTGGTCAGGCAGTCTCGGCACAGGGCGGGCATGGCCGGGATATAGCACCTCGCCCGGGCCTTGGGGAGTGTGCCGACGTGGGCGGAGATGGCGTTCAGGATTTTGTGTAGGGTGCGCATCGAGCGCGCACCCTACTCGCGGCTGGCGACGGGGCGCGGTAGGGTGGCGAGGCAAGGGAGTTGTCATGGATCACAGGACCTTCGTCGCATCGCTGTCGCCCGAGGTACGGGGCGCGTTGACCGAGACTTCGGACCGGGCGGGCTTGTTTCATCTCGCCGGGCACTGGGCCGCGATCGTCGCTCTTGGCGTGCTGATCGCCGCCGGAGTGCCGGGCTGGTGGCTCTTGCTGCCGGTGCAGGGCGTCCTGCTGGTCTTCAACTTCACGCTGCTGCACGAGACGGTGCATCGCACGCCGTTCCGGTCGGAGTGGTTGAACATCTGGGTCGGGCGGGTATGCGGCGTGCTGCTGCTGCTCGGGCCGGTGTGGTTCCGCTACTTCCACCTCGCCCATCACAAGTTCACGCAGATCCCCGGCAAGGATCCCGAGCTCGCCTCGCCCAAGCCCGAAACCTGGGGTGAGTACCTGCGCCACCTGTCAGGCATACCGGTCTGGATCGGCGAGGCCCGCACGCTGGTCAGGAATGCGCGCGGCCGGTGCGACGACAGCTGGGTGCCAGCCGGCCGGCGCGATGATGTGGCGCGGGAGGCGCGGTGGATGCTGGCCCTCTACGCGCTGCTGGCGGTGATCAGCGCGGCGGCGGGGTCGACGCTCCTTCTGTGGGTCTGGGTGATCCCGGCGATCCTCGGGCAGCCGGTGTTGCGGCTCTACCTCATGGCGGAACACGGTCGCTGCGCCTTCGTGGCGAACATGCTGGAGAACTCGCGCACGACGCTCACCAACCGGGCCGTGCGGTGGCTGGCCTGGAACATGCCGTTCCATGCGGAGCACCATTCCTGGCCGACGGTGCCGTTCCACAAGCTGCCGGAGCTGCACGCGCTCGCCAAACCGCACATCGCCGAGATCGAAGACGGCTACGTCGCCTTCCACCGCGGCGGGGCACCGGACATGCGGGGCCGTCCGGCTTGAGCGAGGCGGCGTTCCACGGCTGCAAGGTGGCGCTGTTCTTCGGCGACCGGCTGCTCATCACGCTGCGCGACGACCGGGCGGACATTCCCTTTCCGGCGCACTGGGACTTGCCGGGCGGCGGGCGCGAGCCGGGTGAGACCCCCTGGCAGACGCTGGCTCGGGAAGCGGAGGAAGAGGTCGGGCTCGACCTCGACCGGGCGGAGGTTCTGTGGCGGGTCTGCCGGGTGGCCACGCACATCGCGGATGCGATGGTCTGGTTCTACGTCGCGGCGATGCCGGAGGGCGCGGAGCGGGACATCCTGTTCGGTGACGAGGGCACGGCCTGGGCGCTGGTGCCGCCGGAGCGGATCTTCTTGCTGGACAAGGTCGTGCCCTCGCACTTGTCGCGGCTCGAGCAGTATCGCACGCTGGTGGCCGACTGGGGCGGCGCGGTGGACCGGGCGCACTGGGACTGAGCGCCGGTCCTGCAGACACGGGCCGAAAGGGGGCGTCCCGCCCCCTCCTGGCCTGCGGCCAGTTCACCCCCGGGGAGGTATTTGTGGCCAGATGACGGGGAGCGGCGGTGCGCTGTCCCCGAGATCAGTTCATCAGGCCGGCGTGGATCATCGCGTCCTTGATTGCGATGCGCGTGCCCTCTTCCGGGGTGGTGAGCGGCGAGCGGACCTCGTCCCGGCAGAGGCCGAGCAGCGACATCGCATATTTCGCACCTGCGACGCCGGGCTCCATGAAGATCGCGATGTGGAGCGGCATCAGCCGGTCCGTGATCTCCAGCGCGCGGGCATAGTCGCCGGCGAGCGTGGCGTCCTGCATCTCCGCGCAGAGGCGCGGCGCGACGTTGGCGGTTACCGATATGCAGCCGACACCACCGTGGGCATTGAAGCCGAGCGCGGTCGCGTCCTCGCCCGAGAGCTGGACGAAGTCATTGCCGCAGGTGATCCGCTGTTTCGGCACGCGGGACAGGTCGCCGGTGGCGTCCTTCACCCCGATGATATGCTCGTGCCGGGCGAGTTCGCCCATCGTCACCGGGGTCATGTCGATCACCGACCTGCCGGGAATGTTGTAGATGATGATCGGCAGGCCGCAGTCGGCGGCTTCGGAGTAATGGGCGATCAGGCCGCGCTGGGTCGGCTTGTTGTAGTAGGGCGTGACAACGAGCGCGGCATCCGCGCCGGCGGTGCGGGCGGCATTGACGAGGCGCACCGTCTCGGCGGTGTTGTTCGACCCGGCCCCGGCGATGACCGGGATCCGGCCGGCGACCTGCTCGATCACGGTGGCGACGACGGCGTCGTGCTCCTTGTGGGTCAGCGTCGGGCTTTCCCCGGTGGTGCCGACGGGGACGATCCCGTGCGAGCCCTGGTCGATGTGCCAGTCGACGAGTTTCTTCAGCGCGTCGAAGTCCACTTCACCGTCCGCGAATGGGGTGACAAGGGCGGGAATGGACCCTTTGAACATGGTGACGCTCCTGCAGTGCGCGCCGCGCCTCGTGGCCCGGCAAAATCGCGCGGACCCTAGTCTCGTTTACCGACTTTGCCAAGTTTGTGAGTTGCACGGAATCATTGCATCAATAGGGTGCGCCACATGCCCAACCACCTGACCCCCACGATGCGCCGCCTGGCCCTTGTTTCATTGCTGTTTCTGCCCGTCGGCGCTGATGCGCAGGATGGCGTGGCGGATTTGAACGCGGCCTTCGCGGCCGCCGACCGCGAGGACTGGATGACGGCGGAGGAGCTCGCCACGCCGGGTGGCGAGACGGGGGCAGACCTTGTCGAATGGATGCGTCTGAGGGACGGCGACGGCACCTGGACCGAGTATCTGGCCTTTCTCGACCGGCGCGAGCACTGGCCGGGCACCGACGCGATCCAGGCCAATGCCGAGCGTATCCTGCCTGCCGATCTCGCCCCGGACGACGTGCTCGCGTTCTTCGAGGGGCGCGAGGTCCAGACCGGAGACGGCGTGGTCGCCAAGGCGCATGCGCTGGCCGAGGCCGGACGGCAGGACGAGGCCGACGCGCTGGTCGTCGAGTCGTGGGAGACGATGGTCTTCGACGATGCCGGCATGCTGGCGATGCGCGGGTCGTTCGGCGACCTGATCGCCGGTCATCATGCGGAGCGGGTCGACATGCTGCTCTGGCGGTGGCGAATCTCCGATGCGCAGGAAGTGATCCCGCTGCTCGACGACGACCAGAAGGCGCTCGCCGAAGCGCGGATCGCGCTGATCCGCAACACCTCGAACGCGACGGAGCTGTTCGAAGCGGTGCCGGCGTCGCTCGCCGACTCGCCGGGACTGGCCTACGACCGGTACAACTGGCTGGCCGACAGGGGCCGGCGCACCGATGCTTCCGAGTTGCTGGCCGCGCGGTCGACGAGCGCCGAGAGCCTCGGCGAGCCGTTCCGCTGGTCGGGATGGCGCCGTGTGTTGGCCCGCTGGGAGATGCGCGACGGCAACCCCGAGCGGGCTTACGATCTCGCGGCGAACCACTTTCTCGAGGAGGGGACCGAGTTCTCCGATCTGGAATGGCTGGCGGGCTTCATCGCGCTGCGGCTGCTGGATCAGCCCGAGGTCGCGTTGCGCCACTTCGAGCGGCTGGAGGAGGGCGTCTACACCCCGATCAGCCAGGGCCGCGCCTGGTACTGGATCGGTCGCGCGCAGGAGGCGCTCGGTGACGAAGCCGCGGCGCAGGCGGCCTATTCCGAAGGTGGCAAGCACCAGACAAGCTTTTACGGGCTGCTCGCCGCCGAGAAGGCGGGAATGAGCCTCGACCCCGAGCTCGCCGGTACGGAAGAGTTCGCCGACTGGCGCGAGCTCGGCCTGGACGACAATGACCTCGTGATGGCGGGACTTACCCTGCTGAAGGGCGGGGAGCGTGGTCTTGCCGTGCTGTTCTTCGCCGAGATGGGCCGCACGCTGGAGCGCGAAGAGCTCGGCGCGCTCGGCGTGTTGCTGGATCAGGAAGACGAGGATTATTTCGAGGTACTGCTCGGCAAGTCGGCGGCGGAGCGCCAGATCGTGATCCCGTCGATCTACTTTCCGGTGCATGACATGGCCGACCTCGACCTTCCGGTGAGCGCTGCGCTCGCTCATTCGATCGCCCGGACGGAGAGCGAGTTCCGCATTGATGCGGGCAGCTCGGTTGGGGCGCTCGGCCTGATGCAGCTGATGCCGACCACGGCGCAGCAGGTCTCCGGCTGGATCGACGAGCCCTACGAGCGCGCGCGCCTGACACGGGACTGGGCCTACAACGCGCGGCTCGGATCGGCCTACCTCGCCTACCTCACCGAGGAGTTCGGCAACTCGCCCGTGATGATCGCTGCCGGCTACAACGCCGGTCCGGGGCGTCCGTTCAACTGGATGAGCGAGCGCGGCGATCCGCGGCTCGGCGAGGTGGACGTGATCGACTGGATCGAGATGATCCCCTTCCGGGAGACGCGGAACTACGTGATGCGAGTGACGGAATCGATGCCGGTCTACCGCGCGCGGATTTCCGGTGAGGTCGGGGAGCTCGACTTCCTGTCGCTCCTGCAGGGGGGCAAGCCGGTGATCCGCCCGGTCGCCCGGCCCGACGGATCATTGGAGAACGAAGTGTCGGTCTCGACCGCGGCCATCGGCTCCTCCGAGGTGGCGCTGTCGGGTGTGAGCGAATTCGCACCCGAAGCCTCGATCCGCCCGGAAGAGCGCCCCGAGCGCGAAGTGCGGGTCATGCGGGGCGGCGTGAGCGGCCCGTCGGAGCCGGAAGGGCCGCGCACCGTCAGCCCGGTGAGCCGCCCCTCGACGGCAGGGTCACAATAGAACTTCAGGCCCGGCGGCGGGCCGCCATCCTCTCGCGCAGCAGCGTAAAAACTCCGGCGCCGACGACGATGGCGGCGCCGATCGCGACGTTCAGGCGAAGCGTCTCGCCGAACACCACGAAGCCGAGGGTGGAGGCGAAGACGAGCTGGAGGTAGGCGAAGGGCTGGACGGCGCTTGCCTCCGCCACCTCGTAGGTGCGGATCAGCAGGTAGTGCCCGAAGGCGCCCGAGACGCAAAGCAGTCCCATGAAGATCCAGTCCGTCGGGATCATCGGCTCCCAGAACCAGAGACCGATCGCGGTCATCGACACCGCGCCCGCCGTGCCGGTGTAGAAGAAGCTGGTCGCGGAGCTGTCCTTGCGCGCGACGTAGCGCGTCAGCAATCCGTAGAGCGCGAACATCACTGCAGCCGCGAAAGGAACGAGCGCGGCGGGGGAGAACACGCCGAAGCCCGGCTGGAGAATGATCATGACGCCGACGAAGCCGACGCCGATTGCCGCCCACCGACGCCAGCCGACGGACTCGCCGAGGATCGGGCCCGACAGCGCCGCGATGATCAGCGGGTAGCAGGCGAAGACGGCGTGGCTCTCGATCAGGCCAAGGAGGACGAAGCCGGCGACCATCACGCAGATCTCGAACGACAGCAGCAGGCCGCGGGCGATCTGCACGACCGGCTGCGAGGTCCGCGCCGCGTTGCGGATCGAGCCCGACTGACGGCGGGCGATGGCAATGACGAAGGCGGCGAAGAACCAGTAGCGGATCATCACCACCATCAGCACGTTGTAGCGCGAGCCGAGGTGCTGGGAGAGCCCGTCCTGAAGCGCGAAGACGAAGGTCGTCGCGATCATCAGCATGATGCCGAGGCGCGGGTTGTTGGTCATCTCAACCGTGCCCGCGTCATGTGCCACTTGCGACCGTAGCCCGGCGCGCGCACCACCTCGAACCCCGCGGCGTCGAGCGCGCGGCGGACGTGACCGGCGGCGGTGTAGCTCGCCGCCGTGCCGCCGGGTGCCGTGTGCGCCGCGACTTCTGTAAGCAGCGCGTCCTGCCACAGCTCGGGGTTCTTGGCGGGGGAGAAGCCGTCGAGAAACCACGCATCCGCCGTGCCGTCCCACGCGGGAAGGGTCTCGCGGGCATCGCCCTCGATCAGCTCGAGCCGGAGGTCGCCGAAGTCATGACGCCCCTCGCTCAGCCCGTTCAGCAGCTCGATGGCGAGATCCTCTGGCGCGCCGACCGCCTCGAGCGCGCGCGCCATGTCGGGAAGCGCCATCGGGAACGCTTCGAACGTTGTGAAGGTGATCGGTCCGTCGATCCCCGCCGCGCGCCACGCTTCCCAGCAGAGCAGCAGGTTCAGACCCGTCCCGAAGCCGAGCTCCGCCACACGGAAGCCGGGTGCGAAGCGGGCGGGCAGGTCGTTGCCGTCGAGGAAGACGTGCCGCGTCTCGGCCGCGCCGTCGGCCAGCGAGAAATAGGGGTCGTCGAACCGGGTGGCAATCGGCGTGCCATCCCGCCACGCGATCTCCGCGCTCTGGCCCATGTGGGGGATCTCTTCTAGGAACACGGCCGGACCATGAAGCGGAGGCCCGGGAATGGCAACGCCGGATCTGACGGTGCTCGGCGCAGGGGTGTTCGGCCTGTCAGTGGCCTACGCCTGCGCCTTGCGCGGGGCGCGTGTGCGCGTGATCGATCCCGCCGGCGTGGCCTCCGGCGCGTCGGGGGGTGTGGTGGGCGCGCTGGCGCCGCACGTGCCGGAGAACTGGAACCCGAAGAAGGCCTTTCAGCTGGAAAGCCTGCTGATGGGCGAAGATTTCTGGGCTGGCGTCGCCGAGCGGTCCGGCGTCGACCCCGGCTATGCCCGGTCTGGCCGGATCCAGCCCCTCGCCGACGACCGCGCGGCGGCGATCGCCCGCGACCGCGCGTCCGGAGCGGAGGAGCTCTGGCAGGGGCGGGCGCTGTGGGAAGTTCGCGGTGATGCCTGCGGCTGGGACCTCGTCAGCCCGACGGGATTGTTCGTGCACGACACGCTGTCGGCCCGCATTCACCCGCGGCAGGCGACGCGGGCGCTCGCCGGTGCCGTGCGTGCGCTTGGCGGTGAAGTCCTGCCGGATGGAGAACGGACCGGTCCCGTCGTCGAGGCGACCGGCTGGCGCGGTTTGCAGGCGTTGGGGCAAGAGACGGGACGCACCGAGGGCGTCGGCGTGAAGGGGCAGGCTGCGCTGCTGGACTTAGATGCGCACGTTCTGCCGCAGCTTTTCGTCGACGGGTTGCACCTGATCCCCCATGCCGACGGCACGCTGGGTGTCGGGTCCACGACCGAGCGGGACGTGGAGTCGCTGGAGGTCGATGCGGCGCTAGACGCGCTTCTGGAGCGGGCGCGCGAGCTTGTTCCGGCCCTGTCCGGTGCGGCAGTGATCGAGCGCTGGTCCGGGATGCGGCCCCGGTCGCGAAGCCGGGCGCCCGTGCTGGGTCGCCATCCGCTGCGAGAGGGTGTGTTTGTCGCCAACGGCGGGTTCAAGATCGGCTTCGGCGTGGCCCCGCTGGTCGGCGAAGTAATGGCCGACCTCGTGCTTGAAGGGCGTGACGAGGGGATACCGGAGGGGTTCCGGGTTCAGGGGGCGGAGCGGCCCTAAACTGCACTTCGTGTCGCAGTCGCCGCTTTTCACTGACCCAGCAAACTGTCGACCCGTTCGGGCTTCCGGAATTCGTCGCTGCGCCCAGACCCCAAATTTTCGCCGAAAATTTGATAATGGCGGGAAGGTTACGAAAGCGTTGAGGCCCCTTAGCTGAATGTCGGCAATTCGCCTTCATTGCTGTCCGATCCCGTGCCGCCGCCTCTCCCGCTTGCAACTCCTCCGCCTCCCCCTCACCTTCGCCGAAACGGACAGGGACCCAGCATGATGCGCCACGGCGGACGGATACTCGCGGATCAACTCGTCAAACTCGGTGTCGAGCGGGTGTT harbors:
- a CDS encoding glycosyltransferase; this translates as MTGIHASRPPRGDRAYVTLVTSDDYATGANALIRSLNQTGTEADIAVLHTGGVSSGRLEELERLGVRLCGVDLLPTSAAFNNAHAREVLHRVAPFDKGDKPPLHTPLDNFTKLRLWQLDYARCTFIDADALAMQNCDRLFEYPEFCAAPNVYESEADFHRMNSGVFTARPSQATFDHMFETLDVPDAFWRRTDQTFLQTYFTDWHGLPHHYNVLQYVWFNLPKLWNWKSMHILHFQYEKPWQTPHGKADQLRPLIDLWTTIAEGGPLPDLAKMPNPE
- a CDS encoding DNA polymerase IV, coding for MPALCRDCLTTFPDGARCPSCRSPRTLSHPELETLSIAHMDCDAFFASVEKRDNPELEGKPVIIGGGRRGVVSTACYVARIRGVRSAMPMFQALKLCPDAIVVRPRFEAYVEASRAIREMMDELTPTVEPLSLDEAFMDLTGTARLHGRPPAVMLARLVKRMKDELGLTGSIGLSHNKFLAKVASDLDKPRGFSIIGKAETVEFLRPRPVRLIWGIGPAAQDSLEAAGIRTFNDLHRWDRDALHQRFGGMGDRLWHLARGEDHRRISAHTPVKGISNETTFHEDTADAEILDGHIWRMAEKVSSRAKAKETAGRIVTLKLKRANHKLLTRRTSLSQPTQLADTIYRNARHLFDQLGDAGPYRLLGVGLSELTSADRADLEGDLLDPDAGRRAATERAADAIRQRFGKDAILKGRALR
- a CDS encoding fatty acid desaturase family protein; amino-acid sequence: MDHRTFVASLSPEVRGALTETSDRAGLFHLAGHWAAIVALGVLIAAGVPGWWLLLPVQGVLLVFNFTLLHETVHRTPFRSEWLNIWVGRVCGVLLLLGPVWFRYFHLAHHKFTQIPGKDPELASPKPETWGEYLRHLSGIPVWIGEARTLVRNARGRCDDSWVPAGRRDDVAREARWMLALYALLAVISAAAGSTLLLWVWVIPAILGQPVLRLYLMAEHGRCAFVANMLENSRTTLTNRAVRWLAWNMPFHAEHHSWPTVPFHKLPELHALAKPHIAEIEDGYVAFHRGGAPDMRGRPA
- a CDS encoding NUDIX domain-containing protein, whose protein sequence is MSEAAFHGCKVALFFGDRLLITLRDDRADIPFPAHWDLPGGGREPGETPWQTLAREAEEEVGLDLDRAEVLWRVCRVATHIADAMVWFYVAAMPEGAERDILFGDEGTAWALVPPERIFLLDKVVPSHLSRLEQYRTLVADWGGAVDRAHWD
- the dapA gene encoding 4-hydroxy-tetrahydrodipicolinate synthase, yielding MFKGSIPALVTPFADGEVDFDALKKLVDWHIDQGSHGIVPVGTTGESPTLTHKEHDAVVATVIEQVAGRIPVIAGAGSNNTAETVRLVNAARTAGADAALVVTPYYNKPTQRGLIAHYSEAADCGLPIIIYNIPGRSVIDMTPVTMGELARHEHIIGVKDATGDLSRVPKQRITCGNDFVQLSGEDATALGFNAHGGVGCISVTANVAPRLCAEMQDATLAGDYARALEITDRLMPLHIAIFMEPGVAGAKYAMSLLGLCRDEVRSPLTTPEEGTRIAIKDAMIHAGLMN
- a CDS encoding lytic transglycosylase domain-containing protein, whose amino-acid sequence is MPNHLTPTMRRLALVSLLFLPVGADAQDGVADLNAAFAAADREDWMTAEELATPGGETGADLVEWMRLRDGDGTWTEYLAFLDRREHWPGTDAIQANAERILPADLAPDDVLAFFEGREVQTGDGVVAKAHALAEAGRQDEADALVVESWETMVFDDAGMLAMRGSFGDLIAGHHAERVDMLLWRWRISDAQEVIPLLDDDQKALAEARIALIRNTSNATELFEAVPASLADSPGLAYDRYNWLADRGRRTDASELLAARSTSAESLGEPFRWSGWRRVLARWEMRDGNPERAYDLAANHFLEEGTEFSDLEWLAGFIALRLLDQPEVALRHFERLEEGVYTPISQGRAWYWIGRAQEALGDEAAAQAAYSEGGKHQTSFYGLLAAEKAGMSLDPELAGTEEFADWRELGLDDNDLVMAGLTLLKGGERGLAVLFFAEMGRTLEREELGALGVLLDQEDEDYFEVLLGKSAAERQIVIPSIYFPVHDMADLDLPVSAALAHSIARTESEFRIDAGSSVGALGLMQLMPTTAQQVSGWIDEPYERARLTRDWAYNARLGSAYLAYLTEEFGNSPVMIAAGYNAGPGRPFNWMSERGDPRLGEVDVIDWIEMIPFRETRNYVMRVTESMPVYRARISGEVGELDFLSLLQGGKPVIRPVARPDGSLENEVSVSTAAIGSSEVALSGVSEFAPEASIRPEERPEREVRVMRGGVSGPSEPEGPRTVSPVSRPSTAGSQ
- a CDS encoding DMT family transporter, whose amino-acid sequence is MTNNPRLGIMLMIATTFVFALQDGLSQHLGSRYNVLMVVMIRYWFFAAFVIAIARRQSGSIRNAARTSQPVVQIARGLLLSFEICVMVAGFVLLGLIESHAVFACYPLIIAALSGPILGESVGWRRWAAIGVGFVGVMIILQPGFGVFSPAALVPFAAAVMFALYGLLTRYVARKDSSATSFFYTGTAGAVSMTAIGLWFWEPMIPTDWIFMGLLCVSGAFGHYLLIRTYEVAEASAVQPFAYLQLVFASTLGFVVFGETLRLNVAIGAAIVVGAGVFTLLRERMAARRRA
- the mnmD gene encoding tRNA (5-methylaminomethyl-2-thiouridine)(34)-methyltransferase MnmD, whose amino-acid sequence is MGQSAEIAWRDGTPIATRFDDPYFSLADGAAETRHVFLDGNDLPARFAPGFRVAELGFGTGLNLLLCWEAWRAAGIDGPITFTTFEAFPMALPDMARALEAVGAPEDLAIELLNGLSEGRHDFGDLRLELIEGDARETLPAWDGTADAWFLDGFSPAKNPELWQDALLTEVAAHTAPGGTAASYTAAGHVRRALDAAGFEVVRAPGYGRKWHMTRARLR
- a CDS encoding NAD(P)/FAD-dependent oxidoreductase, producing the protein MATPDLTVLGAGVFGLSVAYACALRGARVRVIDPAGVASGASGGVVGALAPHVPENWNPKKAFQLESLLMGEDFWAGVAERSGVDPGYARSGRIQPLADDRAAAIARDRASGAEELWQGRALWEVRGDACGWDLVSPTGLFVHDTLSARIHPRQATRALAGAVRALGGEVLPDGERTGPVVEATGWRGLQALGQETGRTEGVGVKGQAALLDLDAHVLPQLFVDGLHLIPHADGTLGVGSTTERDVESLEVDAALDALLERARELVPALSGAAVIERWSGMRPRSRSRAPVLGRHPLREGVFVANGGFKIGFGVAPLVGEVMADLVLEGRDEGIPEGFRVQGAERP